From a single Lactococcus carnosus genomic region:
- a CDS encoding glycoside hydrolase family 13 protein has product MTFEKKWWQTAVAYQIYPRSYQDSDGDGIGDIRGITSRLDYLKKLGITAIWLSPVYASPMDDNGYDISDYEGIASIFGDMAAMDELLFEANQRGIKLIMDLVVNHTSDEHAWFVEAKKSKDNPYRDYYVWRNQPNNLTSAFSGSAWQLDEASGQYYLHLFSKKQPDLNWENEKVRKAIYDMMNFWVDKGVGGFRMDVIDLIGKVPDQEITGNGPKLHDYLHEMNQATFGDKDLLTVGETWGATPEIAKLYSAPERQELSMIFQFEHISLSHEPENPKWDVIALDKTKFKAVISKWQTDLAVGEGWNSLFWNNHDLPRAISIWGNDQDNRIKSAKAFAMLFHFMRGTPFIYQGEEIGMTNYKFETIDQVKDIESLNMYAERIAQGYAPDDIMASIRAVGRDNARTPMQWDTTASAGFTTGTPWLAVNHNYTEINVAAALEDPDSIFYTYQKLIALRRQNEWIVYGDYELLLTSENIFAYLRKYKGKKYLIVVNFSDEYEQFETHLVKVADIMSNVTAPANLTHVKLAPWDAFVVTVE; this is encoded by the coding sequence CCCCGTAGTTATCAAGATTCTGATGGTGATGGCATCGGAGATATTAGAGGTATCACAAGCCGACTTGACTATCTAAAAAAGCTGGGCATCACTGCTATATGGTTGAGCCCAGTCTACGCTAGTCCCATGGATGATAATGGCTATGATATTTCAGATTATGAAGGCATTGCCAGCATCTTTGGTGATATGGCTGCTATGGATGAACTGCTTTTCGAAGCTAATCAACGTGGGATTAAACTAATCATGGACTTGGTTGTTAATCATACATCAGATGAACATGCTTGGTTTGTAGAAGCCAAGAAGTCCAAAGATAATCCCTATCGAGATTATTATGTCTGGCGTAATCAACCCAATAATTTAACATCGGCATTTTCAGGATCAGCCTGGCAATTGGATGAAGCAAGTGGTCAATATTACCTCCATTTATTTTCTAAAAAACAGCCAGATTTAAACTGGGAAAATGAAAAAGTCCGTAAGGCTATCTATGATATGATGAACTTTTGGGTTGACAAGGGTGTCGGTGGCTTCCGGATGGATGTGATTGACTTGATCGGTAAAGTACCTGATCAGGAAATCACAGGGAATGGACCGAAGTTACATGACTATCTGCATGAAATGAACCAAGCAACTTTTGGCGATAAGGATTTGCTGACAGTTGGTGAAACCTGGGGAGCAACACCTGAGATTGCCAAGTTATACTCAGCACCAGAACGTCAAGAACTTTCCATGATCTTTCAGTTTGAGCATATTAGCTTATCTCATGAGCCGGAAAATCCTAAATGGGATGTCATCGCCTTAGATAAAACCAAATTTAAAGCGGTTATCTCTAAATGGCAAACTGATTTGGCAGTAGGAGAAGGCTGGAATTCTCTCTTTTGGAATAACCATGATCTACCGCGTGCCATCTCTATCTGGGGAAATGATCAGGATAATCGCATTAAAAGTGCCAAGGCGTTTGCTATGTTGTTCCATTTCATGCGCGGGACACCCTTTATTTACCAAGGTGAAGAAATTGGCATGACAAACTATAAGTTTGAGACAATCGATCAAGTCAAAGATATTGAATCACTTAATATGTATGCAGAGCGGATTGCGCAAGGTTATGCGCCTGATGATATCATGGCGAGTATTCGCGCTGTTGGACGTGATAATGCCAGAACACCCATGCAATGGGACACGACGGCATCTGCTGGATTTACAACAGGTACACCGTGGCTTGCGGTAAATCATAATTATACCGAAATCAATGTGGCCGCAGCATTAGAGGACCCAGATTCAATCTTTTATACCTATCAAAAATTAATTGCCTTGCGCAGGCAAAATGAGTGGATTGTCTATGGAGACTATGAGTTATTGCTGACATCAGAAAATATTTTTGCCTACTTGCGTAAGTATAAAGGCAAAAAATATCTGATAGTTGTTAATTTCTCTGATGAATATGAACAGTTTGAGACACATCTAGTCAAGGTAGCAGATATTATGAGTAACGTCACAGCACCTGCTAATCTAACTCATGTTAAATTAGCACCATGGGATGCCTTTGTTGTCACAGTAGAATAG
- a CDS encoding ABC transporter ATP-binding protein, whose protein sequence is MNAIELKNVTKYFKDGDDKIEALKPTNFSVKKGEFVAIIGPSGSGKSTLLTIAGGLQAPSEGEVLVNGNSFSGKKENARAKLRFEEIGFILQASNLVPFLTVKKQLQLVDKVTKNKTPKSGTDLLAQLGVASLVNKYPDELSGGERQRVAIVRALYNDPTIILADEPTASLDTDKAFEVVKILAKETKEKNKATIMVTHDLRLVDYCDKVYYMEDGILSEKTAN, encoded by the coding sequence ATGAATGCAATTGAACTAAAAAATGTCACTAAATATTTTAAAGATGGTGATGATAAAATAGAAGCCTTAAAACCAACGAATTTTTCTGTAAAAAAAGGGGAATTTGTTGCCATAATTGGACCATCAGGATCAGGAAAGAGTACACTGTTAACGATAGCGGGTGGCTTGCAAGCTCCTTCTGAAGGTGAAGTGCTAGTAAACGGTAATAGCTTTAGTGGTAAAAAAGAAAACGCGCGTGCGAAACTGCGCTTTGAAGAGATTGGCTTTATCTTACAAGCCTCAAATCTGGTGCCTTTCTTAACAGTCAAAAAACAGCTACAGCTTGTGGATAAAGTGACTAAAAATAAAACACCAAAATCTGGCACTGATTTACTAGCACAGTTAGGTGTTGCCAGTCTTGTTAACAAATACCCCGATGAGTTATCAGGCGGTGAAAGACAGCGTGTTGCTATTGTACGTGCGCTTTATAATGATCCTACGATCATCTTAGCAGATGAACCAACTGCAAGTTTGGATACGGATAAAGCATTTGAAGTCGTTAAGATTCTTGCTAAAGAAACAAAAGAAAAAAACAAAGCAACCATTATGGTTACCCACGATTTACGTTTAGTTGACTATTGTGATAAAGTATATTACATGGAAGATGGTATATTAAGCGAAAAGACAGCTAATTAA
- a CDS encoding NAD(P)/FAD-dependent oxidoreductase has translation MSKKKIAVIGAGIAGVKAAKTLSKKLKNEAEIILIDKHSYHTMMTQLHEIAAGRVPFTNAQYDLQKLFAHQKNVQLLTDEVVGLDKVTKKITTKHSGVIDYDYVIVAIGGEPNDFGVPGVKKNAFTLWSMEDALKIKRHLEKVVEQASLEHDDEKRKALLNFVVAGSGFTGIEMIGELIDWRSVVAREYKLDESEFTLSVVEMMPTILNTLDRKDADKVVKYLAKKNVNLLLNHAITEVAPDHIKIKDGADVPTHTLIWTTGVQGNTQATQYGLAQSERGQRLTANAYMEAVGFEDLGIYVAGDVSGYIEKETGRPTPQIVEAAEQTAHTASQNIIADIKGGEKHQFVGKYQGTMVSVGSKWGVASLMGKLHLSGFFAMAVKHLIFIMYTLQIGSLWYMFTYLKNEIFHTSNERNLFRGHTSRLGNVLWSVPLRVFYGLVWLVEASSKWIGDGKLWDPTTWFGKGSWFNNDLHFPFAWLKEAASGAADAAAGASTGAAETATKAADAAAGASTAVASGAGEATKSAAQFGLSYSYGHEPMAVLDKLPNWMEPIFKFMIPNKEVALFMQKFMSVVEVALALALIVGAFTWLAAAATAALTVMFSLSGMFYWVNIWFIFVAIALMNGSGRSFGLDKWIQPWLQKHFFKWWYGKSKSMYK, from the coding sequence ATGTCTAAGAAAAAAATTGCGGTGATAGGTGCTGGTATAGCTGGTGTTAAAGCAGCGAAGACCTTATCCAAAAAGCTTAAAAATGAGGCAGAAATCATACTGATTGATAAGCATAGCTATCATACGATGATGACACAACTACATGAGATTGCTGCTGGTCGTGTGCCATTTACCAATGCGCAATATGACTTACAAAAATTATTTGCCCACCAAAAAAATGTACAGTTATTAACTGATGAAGTGGTCGGGTTAGATAAAGTAACCAAAAAAATTACGACCAAACATAGTGGTGTCATTGACTACGATTACGTAATCGTAGCAATCGGCGGCGAACCAAATGATTTTGGTGTGCCTGGTGTCAAAAAAAATGCCTTTACCTTATGGTCGATGGAAGATGCGCTTAAAATCAAGCGTCATCTTGAGAAAGTTGTTGAGCAAGCATCTCTTGAACACGATGATGAAAAACGTAAAGCCTTACTTAATTTTGTCGTTGCCGGATCAGGTTTTACTGGGATAGAAATGATTGGCGAACTAATTGACTGGCGTAGCGTTGTTGCGCGTGAGTACAAATTAGATGAGTCAGAGTTCACATTAAGTGTTGTTGAAATGATGCCGACGATCCTAAATACTTTAGATCGTAAAGACGCTGACAAAGTTGTCAAGTATCTAGCCAAGAAAAATGTTAACTTACTGTTAAATCATGCGATCACAGAAGTTGCACCAGATCATATCAAGATTAAAGATGGTGCGGATGTACCGACACATACCTTGATCTGGACAACTGGTGTTCAAGGGAATACACAAGCAACACAGTATGGTCTAGCACAAAGTGAACGTGGTCAACGTCTGACAGCTAACGCCTATATGGAAGCAGTTGGTTTTGAGGACCTAGGCATTTATGTTGCTGGTGATGTATCAGGTTATATCGAAAAAGAAACTGGCCGGCCAACACCACAAATTGTTGAGGCAGCTGAACAAACAGCACATACAGCATCTCAAAATATCATTGCTGATATTAAGGGTGGCGAGAAGCATCAGTTTGTTGGGAAGTATCAAGGTACGATGGTATCTGTAGGGTCTAAATGGGGTGTCGCATCACTCATGGGCAAACTCCATCTATCAGGCTTCTTTGCCATGGCAGTTAAGCATCTGATTTTTATCATGTACACACTACAGATTGGTAGTCTATGGTACATGTTTACTTATCTTAAAAATGAAATCTTTCATACCAGTAACGAGCGTAATCTTTTCCGTGGTCACACGTCTCGTCTTGGTAATGTTCTTTGGTCAGTGCCACTCCGTGTCTTCTATGGCTTAGTCTGGTTAGTTGAAGCATCATCAAAATGGATTGGTGATGGTAAGCTTTGGGACCCAACAACTTGGTTTGGTAAAGGGTCTTGGTTTAATAACGACCTTCATTTCCCATTTGCCTGGCTTAAAGAAGCAGCTAGTGGTGCAGCAGACGCAGCAGCGGGTGCCTCTACAGGTGCAGCAGAAACGGCTACAAAAGCAGCGGATGCAGCAGCAGGTGCTAGCACAGCAGTAGCATCTGGAGCAGGGGAAGCAACTAAATCAGCTGCCCAATTTGGTTTATCGTATTCATACGGTCATGAACCAATGGCTGTACTAGATAAGTTACCAAACTGGATGGAACCTATTTTCAAATTTATGATTCCAAACAAAGAAGTTGCCTTGTTCATGCAAAAATTCATGTCAGTTGTTGAGGTTGCTCTGGCGCTTGCCTTGATCGTAGGTGCATTTACTTGGCTTGCAGCAGCAGCAACGGCAGCATTGACAGTGATGTTCTCACTATCAGGTATGTTCTACTGGGTTAACATCTGGTTCATTTTTGTCGCAATTGCTTTGATGAATGGCTCAGGTCGTTCGTTTGGTCTTGATAAATGGATTCAACCATGGTTACAAAAACACTTCTTTAAATGGTGGTATGGTAAATCTAAATCAATGTATAAATAA
- the recQ gene encoding DNA helicase RecQ, with the protein MTRTIELLKSVYGYDKFREGQEAIIDSVLLGNRTLGIMPTGGGKSLTYQIPAMLLPGCTMVISPLISLMKNQVDELVAAGVSATMINSSLDFEEIKTRTYDIRQGVYKIFFVAPERLEDAYFYQFIQSLDLSLVVIDEVHVLSQWGHDFRPSYLRSVDLIAGLTNRPNVMALTATATEKVQADLAQILAIDKTVKTGFARGNLAIKIEKGLSSGDKLKFVVAYVNNHPDDVGIIYAGTRKKVDELAALLAKSGIVSGRYHAGMSNVEREAAQNGFLYDEFQVIIATNAFGMGINKTNVRYVIHLGMPGSIEAYYQEIGRAGRDGLPSETILLYSARDIQLQRFFIDNAENQEPTYRHRELAKLQEMTAFSATETCLQRYIIQYFGEEMAPCGTCSTCTDTRELTDMTVAAQKVLSNIVRMGQLREGHYSRTQVVSVLRGKLAEKMRWTGFDTLSTYGLMSEWSVKKLNHFVDYLVADGYLLVAGEYNGLSISEKGIQILKSEQQVMMREIKVAEAIQKSVASKREVGGKLFELLRKERSSFAKTLSLPPFMIFSDQVLMNLAEAEPTSLSQMLTVSGIGEKKAAQFGQAFLTVIKAYSETS; encoded by the coding sequence ATGACACGGACAATAGAACTATTAAAATCAGTATATGGCTATGACAAATTTCGGGAAGGCCAGGAAGCAATTATCGACAGTGTACTGTTAGGTAATAGGACCTTGGGTATTATGCCAACAGGGGGTGGGAAATCTCTAACTTATCAAATTCCTGCTATGCTATTACCCGGCTGCACCATGGTGATATCCCCTCTCATCTCCTTGATGAAAAATCAGGTGGATGAGCTAGTTGCGGCAGGCGTATCTGCAACGATGATTAATAGCTCACTTGATTTTGAGGAAATTAAGACACGTACTTACGATATTCGACAAGGGGTCTATAAGATATTTTTTGTGGCACCAGAACGCCTGGAAGATGCCTATTTTTACCAATTCATTCAAAGTCTAGACCTGAGCTTAGTTGTCATCGACGAAGTACATGTCTTATCTCAGTGGGGACATGATTTTAGACCATCCTATTTAAGGTCAGTTGACTTGATAGCAGGGCTAACTAATCGGCCAAATGTCATGGCGTTAACAGCAACCGCAACAGAAAAAGTACAAGCAGATTTGGCACAGATATTGGCAATTGATAAAACCGTTAAAACAGGTTTTGCTAGGGGCAATCTTGCCATAAAAATCGAAAAAGGCTTATCAAGTGGTGACAAATTAAAATTTGTCGTTGCTTATGTTAACAATCATCCTGATGATGTTGGCATTATCTATGCTGGGACACGTAAAAAAGTAGATGAATTGGCTGCCTTACTAGCAAAATCTGGCATTGTTTCTGGTCGCTATCACGCCGGCATGTCTAATGTAGAACGCGAAGCTGCTCAAAATGGCTTTTTATATGATGAATTTCAGGTCATCATCGCGACCAATGCCTTTGGTATGGGAATTAATAAAACAAATGTACGGTATGTGATTCATCTAGGCATGCCAGGATCGATTGAAGCATACTACCAAGAAATTGGGAGAGCGGGTCGAGACGGTTTGCCAAGTGAGACGATTTTGTTGTATTCCGCACGGGATATCCAACTCCAACGTTTTTTTATTGATAATGCAGAAAATCAAGAGCCTACCTATAGGCACCGAGAACTAGCAAAGTTACAAGAGATGACGGCTTTTTCAGCTACAGAAACTTGTCTACAACGCTATATTATTCAGTATTTTGGTGAAGAGATGGCTCCGTGTGGCACTTGTTCTACTTGTACAGATACGCGTGAGTTAACAGATATGACAGTCGCCGCACAAAAAGTACTATCCAATATCGTCAGAATGGGTCAGTTACGTGAAGGTCATTATTCTAGGACACAGGTTGTTAGTGTCCTAAGAGGGAAGTTAGCTGAAAAAATGCGTTGGACTGGTTTTGATACGCTCTCTACTTATGGGTTAATGTCAGAATGGTCAGTAAAAAAATTAAATCATTTTGTCGATTATTTGGTTGCGGATGGCTATCTTTTAGTTGCTGGAGAATATAACGGACTCAGTATCTCAGAAAAAGGCATTCAGATATTAAAATCTGAACAACAAGTGATGATGCGTGAAATCAAAGTTGCTGAAGCCATCCAGAAATCTGTTGCAAGTAAACGAGAAGTTGGTGGCAAGTTATTCGAGTTACTCCGAAAAGAACGATCAAGCTTTGCCAAAACACTTTCTCTACCACCATTTATGATTTTCTCAGATCAAGTCTTGATGAATTTAGCTGAGGCAGAACCGACAAGTCTATCACAAATGCTAACCGTGTCTGGTATAGGTGAAAAAAAAGCTGCCCAATTCGGTCAAGCTTTCTTAACAGTTATCAAGGCATATAGTGAGACAAGTTGA
- a CDS encoding response regulator transcription factor encodes MIKILLVEDDISLSNSVYDFLENFADVVQVFDGDEGLYEAEMNIYDIILLDLMLPEKNGFEVLSELRQKGIKTPVLIMTAKESIDDKIHGFDIGADDYLTKPFYLDELKARIQVLLKRYGKIEDTSTIKYDDTLVVNTANNRVTISGETVEILGKEFDLLLYFLQNRNVILPKEQIFDRIWGFDSDTTVTVVEVYMSKLRKKLKGTKFAENLSTLRNVGYILR; translated from the coding sequence ATGATTAAAATATTATTAGTGGAAGATGACATTTCTCTATCTAATTCAGTGTATGATTTCTTGGAGAACTTTGCGGATGTTGTCCAAGTATTCGATGGTGACGAGGGATTATACGAGGCAGAAATGAATATCTATGATATTATTTTATTAGACCTCATGTTACCTGAAAAAAATGGCTTTGAAGTGCTGTCAGAACTGCGACAAAAAGGGATTAAGACGCCTGTTTTGATCATGACAGCAAAAGAGAGTATCGATGACAAAATCCATGGATTTGATATTGGTGCTGATGATTACCTAACTAAACCCTTTTACTTAGACGAATTAAAGGCAAGAATTCAAGTATTACTCAAACGTTATGGTAAAATTGAAGATACGTCAACCATTAAATATGATGATACCTTGGTAGTTAATACGGCCAACAATCGTGTGACCATATCCGGAGAAACAGTTGAGATTTTAGGTAAAGAATTCGACCTCTTACTCTATTTCTTGCAGAATCGAAATGTTATCTTACCTAAAGAGCAAATATTTGATCGAATTTGGGGGTTTGACAGCGATACGACGGTTACGGTAGTTGAAGTTTACATGTCTAAACTGCGTAAGAAATTAAAAGGGACGAAGTTCGCAGAAAACTTGTCAACCCTACGTAATGTCGGCTATATTCTAAGATAA
- a CDS encoding thiamine diphosphokinase, which translates to MKIVVLAGGPAASFETYIAQYGNRSHTYFVGVDRGAYRLMQAGFPVNLAIGDFDSLKSEEFEAVSTYADALHQSPAEKNDTDLELAMLTVAARFKKIDEILILGGIGGRFDHGIQIFYLVLQKRFAELVEKIRLIDNQNVIQFVGPGRHEIVKDPSMTYLAFASLTPVTNFLIKDAKYELDRTDFDRNFSLSSNEFIDEQPVTISFTAGIVSIIQSKDL; encoded by the coding sequence ATGAAAATAGTCGTCCTAGCAGGGGGTCCTGCAGCTTCATTTGAAACTTACATCGCGCAATATGGTAATCGTTCGCATACCTATTTTGTTGGTGTAGACAGAGGAGCCTACCGCCTGATGCAAGCAGGCTTTCCAGTCAATTTAGCTATCGGAGATTTTGATAGCCTCAAATCAGAAGAATTTGAAGCTGTATCAACCTACGCAGATGCGCTTCACCAGTCACCAGCTGAGAAAAATGATACGGATTTAGAGCTTGCCATGCTAACAGTGGCGGCACGTTTTAAAAAGATTGACGAGATACTTATTTTAGGGGGTATCGGTGGTAGATTTGATCATGGTATTCAAATCTTTTATTTAGTTTTGCAAAAAAGATTTGCTGAGCTGGTAGAAAAAATCAGGTTGATTGATAATCAAAATGTGATTCAATTTGTAGGCCCTGGGCGACATGAGATCGTGAAAGATCCATCGATGACCTATTTAGCATTCGCCAGTCTAACGCCCGTGACTAATTTTTTGATCAAGGACGCTAAATATGAACTAGATCGCACTGATTTTGATCGTAATTTTTCTTTGTCGTCAAATGAATTCATCGATGAGCAACCGGTTACGATTTCCTTCACAGCAGGTATCGTTTCGATTATACAATCCAAAGACTTATAA
- a CDS encoding ABC transporter permease, with protein MFLALNEIRHSKLRYALVIGVTFLIAYLVFFLSGLAYGLAQQYQLAVNKWEATNILLSDKANDNLAMSMIDPDAVNQVKAADKAVLAQMPGIIFNTKDSDDKQNVSFFGIKQDEFLKPNVIEGKMFSAAGEVVADNSLKTRYKYQLGDKVKLATNNEVLTIVGFTDNAKFSVAPVLYTSLDTFKTIRYGATNAGQQKDSINAIVTKGELTDKPDGLEKLTIAKFINVQPGYNAQVLTFSFMIGFLVVIAAVVIGIFIYVLTMQKVAIFGVMKAQGISSGYIARSVIAQTVILSAGGVLCGLVATLASALVLPDAVPFQTNPMFLAGIGILIVLVAILGALFSVRSIVKIDPLKAIG; from the coding sequence ATGTTTTTAGCACTGAATGAAATTCGGCATTCAAAATTAAGATATGCACTAGTGATTGGTGTGACATTTTTGATTGCCTATCTCGTTTTTTTCTTATCAGGACTAGCGTATGGATTAGCCCAACAGTATCAGCTTGCCGTAAATAAATGGGAAGCAACGAATATATTGCTGTCGGATAAGGCAAATGACAATCTAGCCATGTCGATGATTGATCCAGATGCTGTTAATCAAGTAAAGGCGGCAGACAAAGCAGTCCTTGCACAAATGCCCGGTATTATTTTTAACACAAAAGATTCAGATGATAAGCAAAATGTCAGTTTCTTTGGGATTAAGCAAGATGAATTTTTAAAGCCAAATGTGATTGAGGGCAAGATGTTCTCAGCAGCAGGAGAAGTTGTTGCGGATAACAGCTTAAAAACACGTTATAAGTATCAACTAGGCGACAAGGTTAAATTAGCAACAAATAATGAGGTATTAACCATCGTAGGCTTTACGGATAATGCTAAATTTAGCGTAGCGCCAGTCCTTTATACGTCGCTTGATACCTTTAAAACGATTCGCTATGGTGCAACAAATGCAGGGCAGCAAAAGGACTCGATTAATGCTATCGTGACAAAGGGTGAGCTGACTGATAAACCTGATGGGCTAGAAAAGCTGACGATTGCCAAATTTATCAATGTTCAGCCTGGTTACAATGCACAAGTCTTAACCTTTAGCTTTATGATTGGGTTCTTAGTGGTGATTGCAGCGGTTGTCATCGGTATATTCATTTATGTCTTAACCATGCAAAAAGTTGCGATTTTCGGTGTCATGAAAGCACAAGGTATCTCGAGTGGTTATATTGCCAGATCTGTCATTGCACAAACAGTGATTCTTTCTGCAGGTGGCGTATTATGTGGCTTAGTTGCAACTTTAGCATCTGCTTTAGTCTTACCTGATGCGGTGCCTTTCCAAACTAATCCTATGTTTTTAGCAGGGATTGGGATTCTTATCGTGCTAGTCGCAATTTTAGGCGCTTTATTCTCAGTACGTTCAATTGTTAAAATTGATCCTTTGAAAGCAATCGGGTAG
- a CDS encoding VOC family protein, whose product MKLDMVGIITKDMAKAIQFYETLGFTISSEASDDYVELKHEGIRLSLNSAKMLSSIYGYEPKTGGDKIELAFLCDTVNDVDALYDKMTTAGYVGFKAPWDAFWGQRYAIIKDIDGHLLSLFANIGA is encoded by the coding sequence ATGAAATTAGATATGGTTGGTATCATTACCAAAGATATGGCAAAGGCGATTCAGTTTTATGAGACATTAGGGTTTACTATCTCAAGTGAGGCATCAGATGACTATGTTGAATTAAAACATGAGGGGATTCGTTTGTCTCTGAATTCAGCAAAGATGCTATCTAGTATATACGGTTATGAACCGAAAACAGGTGGTGACAAGATAGAGTTGGCTTTTCTATGCGATACGGTTAATGATGTCGATGCGCTCTATGACAAGATGACAACTGCAGGATATGTAGGATTTAAAGCGCCGTGGGATGCTTTTTGGGGGCAACGTTATGCCATCATTAAAGATATAGATGGTCATTTACTCAGTTTATTCGCTAATATAGGTGCGTGA
- a CDS encoding sensor histidine kinase, which translates to MSRLIFKFDLKTFFHFFVVFTIIFGALTLIILQTLTTGIYKTTDETIGRLSKNPLVLLSLASRDNSDSSSLYQVDNFDDPILSDSPSVAPNQTVVLYDKNGRVLNAKSDITSTTLSSNLKFSKANLSKITTVTMKTTTGETLLYRTRLFKVSFDKRITTNITYIQLFVNVNQLSESLARSQFIIMTTMISFWLISLFASIYLAHWSQKPVLIAYEKQKNFVENASHELRTPLAILQNRLELLFQRPTATIIDQSENISQSLAEVRNMRILTSNLLNLAKRDDGLKVELSDIDHTYFEAIFENYQLLAENSQKHFSSNVALKGSVKLDESLIRQVLTILFDNAVKYSDPDSDISMTVEKFGQNLTITTADNGYGISDDDKKKIFDRFYRVDKARTRQKGGFGLGLSLAKQIIDACGGRLEVLDNQPKGTKFIIKLKV; encoded by the coding sequence ATGAGTCGGCTTATCTTTAAATTTGACCTCAAGACATTTTTCCACTTTTTTGTCGTCTTTACGATTATCTTTGGTGCATTGACATTAATCATTTTACAAACATTAACAACTGGTATCTATAAAACAACAGATGAAACAATAGGTAGACTATCCAAAAATCCACTTGTCTTACTAAGCTTAGCTTCCCGTGATAATTCGGATAGTAGTTCTCTTTATCAAGTAGATAATTTCGATGACCCCATCTTGTCAGATTCACCAAGTGTTGCCCCTAATCAGACAGTGGTCTTATATGATAAAAACGGTAGGGTGCTAAATGCAAAGTCAGATATTACCTCAACTACGCTGTCTTCAAATTTAAAGTTTAGCAAGGCTAATCTATCTAAAATTACAACAGTAACCATGAAGACGACAACTGGAGAAACCCTACTTTATCGAACACGACTGTTTAAGGTCTCTTTTGACAAGCGGATTACGACAAATATTACCTATATTCAACTCTTCGTAAATGTCAATCAACTTTCTGAAAGTCTTGCACGTAGTCAGTTCATTATCATGACAACGATGATTAGTTTTTGGTTAATTTCCCTATTTGCCAGCATCTACCTGGCGCATTGGTCACAAAAACCAGTTCTGATTGCTTATGAAAAACAAAAGAATTTTGTTGAGAATGCCAGTCATGAACTCAGAACGCCCTTAGCCATTTTACAAAATCGCTTAGAATTACTCTTTCAAAGACCAACAGCTACCATCATTGATCAAAGTGAAAATATCTCCCAGAGTTTGGCAGAAGTTCGGAATATGCGCATACTGACATCTAACTTACTTAATCTTGCCAAAAGAGATGATGGATTAAAGGTTGAATTGAGTGATATTGACCATACCTATTTCGAAGCAATATTTGAGAATTATCAGTTGCTTGCTGAAAATTCGCAAAAACACTTTTCAAGTAATGTTGCCCTCAAAGGATCTGTTAAGCTAGATGAAAGTCTGATTAGACAGGTTTTAACGATTTTATTTGATAATGCGGTCAAGTATTCTGACCCAGATAGTGACATTTCGATGACTGTTGAGAAATTTGGTCAAAATTTGACTATCACGACAGCTGACAATGGCTATGGGATTTCAGATGATGACAAAAAGAAAATATTTGATCGTTTTTATCGTGTGGATAAAGCTCGGACACGTCAAAAGGGTGGCTTTGGTCTAGGACTATCGCTAGCCAAGCAAATTATTGATGCCTGTGGTGGCAGGCTTGAAGTCCTAGACAATCAGCCCAAAGGAACAAAGTTCATCATCAAATTAAAAGTCTAA
- the yidD gene encoding membrane protein insertion efficiency factor YidD: MNRILIAPVRLYQVAISPLLPSSCRYHPTCSNYMITAIHKHGILGVVMGTARILRCNPFVKGGIDYVPDHFSLKRNAVNPYSRSAKDI, from the coding sequence GTGAATCGCATACTGATTGCACCAGTTAGACTCTATCAGGTCGCAATTTCACCTTTGTTACCAAGTTCTTGTCGTTACCATCCGACTTGTTCTAACTATATGATTACGGCTATCCATAAACATGGTATCTTGGGTGTCGTGATGGGAACTGCTCGTATTTTGAGATGTAATCCATTTGTTAAAGGTGGCATTGATTATGTACCAGATCATTTTTCTCTAAAAAGAAACGCAGTGAATCCGTATTCGCGGAGTGCTAAAGATATATAA